The following coding sequences lie in one Lichenicola cladoniae genomic window:
- a CDS encoding lytic transglycosylase domain-containing protein, translating to MPSRTSILALASTFLLPVAAHAASLPLQAFSQLATSCAPHVAVETLAAVARTESGFDALTLHDNSTGRSYHPTSRDDAIALGVELATVDRHSVDFGLMQINGANLPRLGLSISNAFNPCRNLAAADRLLVQSYTAPIAGQDTQPAIQHALSRYNTGDPARGLANGYVSRVQKSAELVVPALRVQGDTAPNQPATVSTDAPVLAQPLPPPPPNWDVYARAKTGHGQVLGASSVPVNPVSVAAAPPAPAGPMAAQHPNIEAMNNVR from the coding sequence GTGCCGTCGAGGACTAGCATCCTCGCTCTTGCGAGCACTTTTCTACTCCCCGTCGCCGCGCATGCGGCCTCGCTGCCCCTGCAGGCCTTCTCCCAGCTCGCCACGAGCTGCGCGCCGCATGTCGCGGTCGAGACGCTCGCTGCTGTTGCTCGCACTGAGAGTGGCTTCGATGCGCTGACGCTGCACGACAACAGCACCGGCCGCAGCTACCACCCGACCAGCCGCGACGATGCCATTGCACTTGGCGTCGAGCTGGCAACGGTAGATCGGCATTCGGTTGATTTCGGTCTTATGCAAATCAATGGCGCCAACCTACCACGCTTGGGCTTGTCGATTTCGAATGCGTTCAACCCGTGCCGCAATCTCGCGGCAGCGGATCGGCTGCTGGTGCAGAGCTACACAGCTCCGATAGCCGGCCAGGACACCCAGCCGGCGATCCAGCACGCATTGTCTCGCTACAACACGGGGGATCCGGCGCGCGGTTTGGCAAATGGCTACGTCAGCCGCGTCCAGAAATCGGCTGAGCTGGTAGTGCCGGCACTGCGTGTGCAGGGCGACACGGCGCCAAACCAGCCCGCGACGGTCAGCACTGACGCGCCCGTGCTGGCACAACCGCTGCCGCCCCCGCCGCCAAACTGGGACGTATATGCACGTGCCAAGACTGGCCACGGCCAAGTGCTCGGTGCGTCGTCTGTTCCGGTCAATCCCGTTTCTGTTGCTGCTGCGCCGCCTGCTCCTGCCGGGCCGATGGCTGCGCAACATCCGAACATCGAGGCGATGAACAATGTGCGCTGA
- the istB gene encoding IS21-like element helper ATPase IstB — protein MPRALETLDDVIQQLERGQISAIEAIDMLLAEEITLRESRRIKAALQMARLATIKTLTGFDFSFQPSLDRNRIMALAGLDFINRHEVVHFIGQSGTGKSHLAAALGVEAIRAGRSVYFSPLADIIESLTKADREGRLRERIRYLCRSQLLIIDEIGYLTVGAAAGNLFFQLVNARYERGAMILTSNRGFSEWAEVFGDPVVATALLDRLLHHAVVVHIEGASYRLRQHADLFPEALRPKPNAVPAANTPRRRGRPPKNHDANTQ, from the coding sequence ATGCCGCGCGCCCTGGAGACACTCGATGACGTCATCCAGCAGCTCGAGCGCGGACAGATCAGTGCCATCGAGGCAATCGACATGCTGCTCGCCGAGGAGATCACCTTGCGCGAAAGCCGCCGGATCAAGGCGGCCCTGCAGATGGCCAGGCTGGCCACCATCAAGACCCTGACCGGCTTTGACTTCTCGTTTCAGCCCTCACTGGACCGTAACCGCATCATGGCCCTGGCCGGGCTCGATTTCATAAACCGCCACGAGGTCGTTCATTTCATCGGACAGTCCGGAACCGGCAAAAGTCATCTCGCCGCAGCTCTTGGTGTGGAGGCGATCCGTGCCGGTCGCAGTGTTTACTTCTCGCCCCTTGCTGACATCATCGAGAGCCTGACAAAAGCTGATCGGGAGGGACGTCTGCGCGAGCGCATTCGCTATCTTTGCCGGTCGCAGCTGCTCATCATCGATGAAATCGGGTACCTCACCGTCGGCGCCGCCGCCGGAAACTTATTCTTCCAACTGGTCAACGCCCGATATGAACGTGGCGCCATGATCCTAACCAGCAACCGCGGATTCTCCGAATGGGCTGAAGTCTTCGGCGATCCCGTCGTCGCCACAGCCCTTCTGGATCGCCTCCTGCACCACGCCGTCGTCGTGCATATCGAGGGCGCAAGCTATCGCCTACGTCAGCATGCTGACCTCTTTCCGGAAGCCCTGCGCCCGAAGCCAAATGCAGTGCCGGCTGCCAACACGCCTCGTCGACGCGGACGACCTCCCAAAAACCATGACGCCAATACCCAATAA
- a CDS encoding transposase: MIRVHHIENLPGAVVADVSRQFEVSTSLIYKWRRHATAETGMSYAPAVLLSELAPIASAADTTAITMDLVNGAQVRIDAQASPALVTATLQAWR; encoded by the coding sequence GTGATTAGAGTGCATCATATCGAGAACCTGCCCGGCGCTGTTGTGGCAGATGTTTCTCGTCAGTTCGAAGTCTCGACAAGCCTGATCTACAAGTGGCGACGACACGCCACGGCTGAGACGGGTATGTCCTATGCTCCGGCAGTCCTGCTGTCCGAGCTAGCACCCATCGCGTCCGCGGCTGACACGACAGCAATTACCATGGACCTGGTCAACGGAGCCCAAGTGAGGATCGATGCCCAGGCGTCGCCAGCTTTGGTGACCGCTACACTTCAGGCTTGGCGATGA
- the istA gene encoding IS21 family transposase yields MVRLGELVMILDLHRQGLSVSAIARRVGIDRKTVRKYIERGLEPPIYQARQPRPAKVAPFHSYLRERVAAYPDLTGSRLHREIRDLGYAGGYTAVKDFLRGVRPTTPAGFEVRFETPPGRQAQVDFAHFRTVFTDEPSVERVVWLFSLVLGHSRMLWGRFVPHQDLQTLLRCHAAAFEALHGAPTEILYDRMRTVFSREDPEAGHIVYNRTVVEFARHYGYLPKACQAYRAKTKGKVERPFRYIREDFFLSRSFRNLGDLNDQFRQWLDQVANARIHATTQRVVSEHFAEERPRLQPLPAGPFQAVLRLEWRITRDGMVSVDGNLYSVPDTTHRRPVEVHSTASEVRILEEGHVVATHPVLEGRGQRRIIAGHRSAPPPPNSQTPRNGPLPGRSGDVVALRPLTFYDAVGKRLAADGAAA; encoded by the coding sequence GTGGTCAGGCTTGGGGAGCTCGTCATGATCCTGGATCTGCATCGGCAAGGGTTGAGCGTGTCGGCCATCGCGCGTCGCGTCGGTATCGATCGAAAGACCGTGCGCAAATATATCGAGCGCGGTCTTGAGCCGCCGATCTACCAGGCGCGACAGCCACGACCCGCCAAGGTGGCTCCGTTCCATTCCTACCTGCGTGAGCGTGTGGCGGCCTATCCTGACCTGACCGGCAGCCGCCTCCATCGTGAGATCCGCGATCTTGGCTATGCCGGGGGCTACACGGCGGTAAAGGATTTCCTGCGCGGCGTCCGGCCGACCACACCAGCTGGTTTCGAGGTGCGCTTCGAGACGCCACCAGGTCGCCAGGCGCAGGTCGACTTCGCCCATTTTCGCACCGTGTTCACCGACGAGCCAAGTGTCGAGCGGGTCGTGTGGCTCTTCTCGCTCGTGCTAGGCCACAGCCGGATGCTGTGGGGACGGTTCGTGCCGCATCAGGATCTGCAGACCTTGCTGCGTTGCCATGCCGCGGCTTTCGAGGCGTTGCACGGTGCGCCGACCGAGATCCTCTACGACCGCATGCGCACAGTGTTCAGTCGTGAGGATCCCGAGGCTGGCCACATCGTCTACAACCGGACTGTCGTCGAGTTCGCCCGGCACTACGGCTACCTGCCCAAAGCCTGCCAGGCCTATCGGGCCAAAACCAAGGGTAAGGTGGAGCGGCCGTTCCGCTACATCCGCGAGGATTTCTTCCTCAGTCGCAGCTTTCGCAACCTTGGCGACCTCAACGACCAGTTCCGCCAGTGGCTTGATCAGGTTGCCAACGCCCGCATCCACGCCACCACGCAGCGCGTGGTCAGCGAGCATTTCGCCGAGGAGCGCCCACGCCTGCAGCCGCTTCCGGCCGGACCGTTCCAGGCCGTGCTGCGCCTGGAGTGGCGCATTACCCGCGACGGCATGGTCTCCGTCGACGGCAATCTCTACAGCGTGCCCGATACCACCCATCGCCGGCCGGTCGAGGTGCACAGCACCGCCAGCGAAGTGCGCATTCTCGAGGAGGGGCACGTCGTCGCTACCCATCCCGTGCTGGAGGGACGCGGCCAGCGCCGTATCATCGCCGGGCACCGGAGCGCACCACCTCCGCCCAACAGTCAGACACCTCGCAATGGTCCATTACCCGGCCGATCCGGTGACGTCGTCGCACTCCGACCCCTGACGTTCTATGATGCCGTCGGCAAGCGGCTCGCCGCGGACGGAGCGGCCGCGTGA